A genomic window from Caballeronia sp. SBC1 includes:
- a CDS encoding transketolase family protein — protein sequence MRDAFSNALVAAAKKDPKVLLLTGDHGYALFDAFRKSCPDQYINCGIAEQNMVGVAAGLAKAGFKPVVYGLAAFVPIRVLEQIKIDVCYENLPVTFIGDGAGVVYAQLGTSHQSTEDIAALRGVPQISIYSPGDRFELTACAEHIVRNPGPAYMRMGKADLGDVHRGPIEGWSHGDLIPVTNTGAPYLFIGTGSGLKMAQKAAEALGNADVVSAPCLKPFPARSLRELAKGREAIVTFEEHSIYGGLGGVVAETLMGQYLGTFVRVGIQDQFSSLCGNYSFLMESHGLSSEAVDRQIREALNATVQLQD from the coding sequence ATGAGAGACGCATTTTCTAACGCGCTGGTTGCGGCCGCGAAGAAAGACCCGAAGGTGTTATTGCTGACGGGCGATCATGGCTATGCCCTCTTCGATGCATTCAGGAAGTCCTGCCCGGACCAGTACATCAATTGCGGCATTGCCGAGCAGAACATGGTGGGAGTCGCGGCCGGGCTGGCGAAGGCCGGCTTCAAACCGGTCGTGTACGGACTCGCCGCCTTCGTGCCCATTCGTGTGCTCGAGCAGATCAAGATCGACGTGTGTTACGAGAATCTGCCGGTCACCTTCATTGGCGACGGCGCCGGCGTGGTGTACGCCCAACTGGGCACGAGCCACCAGAGTACCGAAGACATTGCCGCGCTGCGTGGCGTGCCGCAAATCTCCATCTACTCCCCTGGCGATCGCTTCGAACTGACGGCGTGTGCCGAGCATATCGTGCGGAATCCGGGACCGGCGTATATGCGCATGGGCAAGGCCGATCTGGGCGACGTGCATCGTGGTCCTATTGAAGGCTGGAGTCACGGCGACCTGATTCCCGTGACAAACACCGGTGCGCCGTATCTTTTCATCGGTACAGGCTCCGGCTTGAAAATGGCTCAAAAAGCCGCCGAAGCGTTAGGCAATGCCGACGTTGTTTCAGCGCCCTGCCTCAAGCCGTTCCCCGCAAGGTCATTGCGTGAACTGGCGAAAGGGCGCGAAGCGATCGTCACGTTCGAGGAGCATTCCATTTATGGTGGACTCGGCGGCGTGGTGGCTGAAACGCTGATGGGTCAGTACCTCGGCACCTTTGTGCGCGTCGGTATCCAGGATCAGTTCAGCTCGCTCTGCGGCAATTATTCTTTCCTGATGGAAAGTCACGGCTTGTCGTCCGAGGCCGTGGACCGCCAGATCAGGGAGGCATTGAATGCCACTGTCCAACTCCAGGACTGA
- a CDS encoding GtrA family protein has product MPLSNSRTEEAVNGQPIVDDPIALAAAPEPRVNTWYQLLRFLVVGGINTVFGYALFAVFTWFGMKYPLAIALATIGGVLFNFQSVGRLVFGGAPRSRFWRFVGVYCLIYLINLGGVKLLLSSGLNVYVANGIMLIPLAGLAFILNRRFVFNLP; this is encoded by the coding sequence ATGCCACTGTCCAACTCCAGGACTGAAGAGGCGGTCAACGGGCAGCCTATCGTGGACGATCCTATTGCACTTGCCGCGGCTCCCGAGCCGCGCGTCAACACGTGGTACCAGTTGCTGCGCTTTCTGGTGGTCGGCGGGATTAACACCGTCTTCGGTTATGCGCTGTTCGCCGTCTTCACGTGGTTTGGAATGAAGTATCCGCTCGCGATTGCGCTGGCGACCATCGGCGGCGTGTTGTTTAATTTCCAGAGCGTTGGGCGCCTTGTGTTTGGCGGCGCGCCGCGATCGCGCTTCTGGCGCTTCGTTGGTGTGTATTGCCTGATCTACCTGATCAACCTCGGTGGTGTGAAGCTATTGTTGAGCTCTGGCCTAAACGTGTACGTGGCGAACGGCATCATGCTGATTCCCCTTGCCGGCCTCGCTTTCATCCTTAATCGTCGGTTTGTTTTCAATCTGCCATGA
- a CDS encoding glycosyltransferase family 2 protein, whose translation MKHITVVTPCFNEEENVEAVYTETKRIFATIPEVTYDHLFIDNASYDKTVSILRGIAATDPNVSVIVNARNFGHIKSPVHGLLQAKGDAVILLVADLQDPPELMRDFVRNWLEGAPIVVGVKPEAKESALFFAIRRAYYRMVTRIANVKLIQNFTGFGLYDRKVIEIIRQIDDPYPYFRGLICEIGFDAIQIPYVQPRRKRGISKNNFYTLYDIAMLGITSHSKVPLRLATIAGFFLSGVSLCVSVVYMILKLLYWNSFVMGSAPLLIGLFFFSSVQLFFIGLLGEYVGAILTYAQKRPLVVERERIVGGGGAASFVHPAVTVADSTSPTA comes from the coding sequence ATGAAGCATATAACGGTCGTTACCCCCTGTTTCAATGAAGAAGAAAATGTCGAGGCGGTGTACACCGAGACGAAGCGGATTTTCGCGACCATTCCGGAAGTCACGTACGACCACTTGTTCATCGACAACGCGTCCTACGATAAAACCGTCAGCATTCTTCGCGGGATTGCCGCGACCGATCCGAACGTCAGCGTGATTGTGAATGCCCGCAACTTTGGGCATATCAAATCGCCGGTGCATGGATTGTTGCAGGCTAAAGGTGACGCCGTGATCCTGCTGGTGGCCGATCTTCAGGATCCGCCCGAGTTGATGCGCGACTTTGTCCGCAACTGGCTGGAAGGGGCACCCATTGTTGTGGGTGTGAAACCTGAGGCCAAGGAATCCGCATTGTTCTTTGCTATTCGCCGTGCGTATTACCGGATGGTCACGCGGATCGCGAACGTCAAGCTGATCCAGAACTTCACGGGCTTCGGACTCTACGACCGCAAGGTGATCGAGATCATCCGGCAGATCGACGATCCGTATCCCTACTTCCGCGGCCTGATCTGTGAGATCGGGTTTGACGCGATTCAGATCCCTTACGTGCAGCCGCGGCGTAAGCGAGGGATATCGAAGAATAATTTCTATACGCTCTACGACATTGCGATGCTGGGCATTACATCGCATTCGAAAGTGCCGTTGCGGCTGGCGACTATCGCCGGATTTTTCTTGTCAGGTGTGAGTTTGTGCGTGTCCGTGGTCTATATGATTTTGAAGCTGCTGTACTGGAACAGCTTCGTCATGGGAAGCGCGCCGTTGTTGATCGGATTGTTCTTCTTTTCATCGGTCCAGTTGTTTTTTATTGGGCTGCTGGGCGAATACGTGGGCGCGATTTTGACTTATGCGCAAAAGCGGCCGCTGGTGGTGGAAAGGGAGCGGATTGTGGGGGGGGGGGGTGCAGCGTCTTTTGTGCATCCGGCTGTGACCGTTGCCGATTCGACCTCGCCTACCGCGTAG